In the genome of Aequorivita sp. H23M31, the window CAATATTTCCAAGCATACCTAAATCGTTTCCAGTCAACACCTTGCTTTTTTGAATTTCCTCTGGAAGCATATCCACCCCTATTCCAAGCGTTGTCAAAGGTTTTGGCACCTGAAATAGGCCTGCTTTGGCACGAGTATACCAGTTACCTCCAAGTCGGGCTATGGTATCAATTTTATGGGGATCGATAACACCATTTTCATCCAAAATATCCTTCTTAATATGAAGTTTTACCACTTCACATATCACCAAATTTCCTGCTCCACCTTCGTTTCCAAGTGAAATCACTTTCATCACCTTACATTCAAGTTGAACGGGTGCTTCTGCAACTCTAGGTGGTTTAACGATATCTGATGGAATTTCGGTAAAACCGGCTTTTTTAAATTCATTAACCCCTTTGGCGTATTCCGTAGATGCAAGAGATACCTGATGGACCATTTCAAAACTCACAATATTTATGACTACTTCTGGAACTTCCAAAACATTTTCATAACTGTGTTTTGTAGTATTATCACGACCTCTTCGAGCGGGTGAAAATATTAAAACGGGAGGCCTCGCACCGAATACATTGAAAAAGCTGAAGGGAGAAAGGTTTACTTTTCCTTCTTTATCCATAGTACTTGCGAAAGCAACGGGCCGAGGGGATACAGCCCCCAAAAGATACTGGTGCAGTTGTCCCGTAGGTATATCCTGTGGTGAAATTGAGATCATATCTCGCAAATGTACCCAAAAGATTACAGCTTATAAAAAGATGGCTGCACAATAATTTCAACATATTTGCCTTATATTTAAACCTTTCTTTTATCGCCACTCTTGCTTAATTTTAAGGGATTGGCATTAAATTTATCAGAAAAAAATATTCTTTATGTTTCGCCAGAAAACACTCTTCCGATGGGGTTTTATTTTAGCTTCTCTTCTTATTGTTAGTCTTATTCTGTGGAATACTTATGATTTTTTTAATCAGTTAAAGGAAAAAGAACGCGCTAAAATGGAAATTTGGGCAGTAGCCCAGGAGGAACTTCAGGCCATGGCTCAGGATCAATTGGACGATAGAAATAATCCGAGCACCACTGCGCTTACCATTATTCAAAGCAATAGCACTACACCAATGATCCTTTACACCTTGAAGGAAAATATATATTCGGGAAGAAATATCGATGAAAAAATTCTCGATAATGAAAAGGCACGCACCAAGAAGATAAAGCAGTTTGCCTCGGAATATGAACCCATAGAGGTAAGATATAAAGATCGGCTTTTCGCTATCATCTACTACGGAAATTCACCATTGATCAACAAACTTAAATTTTATCCAGCTGCCTTGATCTTGATGATTTTTCTTTTTGTTTTGGCAATCTATCTTTTTTACCAAACTTCGAAATCTGCGGAACAGAACAGATTATGGGCGGGAATGGCAAAGGAAACTGCCCATCAAATTGGCACGCCTCTCTCTTCTCTGATTGGCTGGGCTGAAATTCTGAAAAGTGAAAATATCAATCAGGATTATGTGGAAGAAATGGGAAAAGACATCAAACGTCTGGAAACCATTACCGAAAGATTTTCAAAAATAGGATCCATTCCAAAATTAGAACATTGCGACTTGGTTTCTGAAACCCGAAGTAGCTTTCATTATTTGAAAAATCGTACTTCAAAAATGATTGATTTCCAATTAAATATACCGGAATCACAAATCGAGCAACCACCAAAACCCATTTTTGTAAGGATGAATCCCCAGCTTTTTAGTTGGACTTTGGAAAATCTAGTTAAAAACGGTATAGACGCTATGAGAGGGAAAGGCAAAATCACTATTTCTATAGAAAAAAATGCTAAATATGCCTTTGTCCGGGTAATGGATACCGGAAAAGGTTTAACAAAAAGTGAAGCACGCCGCATCTTTACTCCGGGTTATACTACCAAAAAACGAGGTTGGGGGCTTGGCCTCTCCTTAGCTAAACGAATTATTGAAGAATACCATAAGGGTAAAATCCACGTACTAAAAAGTGTCCCGAATCAAGGTACAACCATAGAAATTGCCCTCAAAATTGACAGTTGAAAATGACCAAGAAAACCAACATATTGCACACCGCAAAATTAAAAAACAATTGTCCCACCTGTTTTGGCACGGATGGACTGGAATTGAAATTTACCCAAGATGAAGATGAGAATGCTTTTTTTCATAAACCCAATCGGAATATTTCTGAAACACTATATTGCCACAACTGTAAAAATCCTATTTACCCGGTAAATTGGACTGAAGACATCGAAAGGGTTTATGATTACAATAAAAAAATAGCGGAAACAAGAAGACAGTATCTTAGTGTAAAACCGCTATTTTATATATTGATTGTTTTGGCGATAATAGTAATTGGCGCTCTCGGCTATATATTCCTATTCTAAACTTTTAGTTTATCAGCAATGGCATCTGCCAATCGCTGAAACTCTTCGGAGGTCATATTCACTTTTTTTGTAAAACGCATATCGTCCATCTCGTTTAAGGGTATAAGGTGGACGTGAACATGAGGAACTTCAAGGCCTACTACGGCCATTCCAACTCTTTTACAGGGAACTGTTTTACCTATCGCAATTGCAACCTTTCGACTAAATTGCATCAGTTGTAGATACAGATGTTCACCCATATCAAAAATCTTATCGATTTCCTCTTTGGGAACGCAGAGTGTATGTCCCTTACTGTTGGGATTAATATCCAAAAAGGCGATAAAGTTCTCGTCTTCGGCTACCTTGTAACAGGGAATTTCCCCCTCGATAATTTTCGTGAATAATGTTGCCATGGTCAGTCTCTTGATATTTCTAAGATATCAAATTTAAGAATTCCACTCGGAACTTGTATCTCGGCGACCTCACCTTGTTGTTTTCCAAGCAATCCTCTTCCAATAGGAGAATCTACCGAAATCTTCCCGGTCTTAAGATCCGCCTCGCTTTGGGCTACCAATTTATATTTCATTTCCATGCCATTGGCTTGGTTTTTAATCTTTACCGTGGAATGCACCAAGATTTTACTCAAGTCCAATTGCGATTCGTCTATCAATCGAGCATTGGCAAGCACTTCTTCGAGTTTTGCAATTTTCAATTCCAACATTCCCTGGGCCTCTTTGGCAGCGTCATATTCGGCATTTTCGCTCAAATCTCCCTTGTCCCTTGCTTCCGCAATGGCATTAGAGGCTCTGGGACGCTCTACGTCGCGTAGATTATCCAATTCATCTCTCAATTTCTTTAACCCTTCGGCTGTATAATAAGATACTTTAGTCATAACTTCATCGTTTGCGTATGTAACATCCTTTCAGTGTTCTAATATTGTATAAAATGTGTTCTTTGATTTCAATGTGTGGTAAAATAATATCCAGGTCTAGTTAGACCCTTATTTTACCTGATAATAGATGAGAAATAAACAATATTTCAAAACAAAATTTAAAAATTAAAAGAGATATAGAACATACATATTCTATAATATAACAAAATCCCGACACGTGGCGGGACTCACATCAATAAACTAAAAAAATCCCATACTTTGACGGGATCGTGTTCAACAAATATACAAAAAATTTACTTGTTTTACATTTTGTTGTAATTTCGTCGTAAAAATAAATACCTTGAAAAAAATAAAGCTTCTTTCACTTCTAATTATTTCGTTTACAATCTCTTGCTCCAAGAGCGACGACAAGCAAGTACGCAATCCTTACTTGACAAATCCAGTGGTTAGTCTTAACCTAAACCTAAATCTCCCAGAATACAATCCACTTAAATTCCCTGGAAGCTATATTATCGCTCCTCAGGGAATTAAGGGCATAATTGTTTACTGTGTAAGCGATTCCTATTATCTCGCCTTTGACC includes:
- a CDS encoding flavin reductase family protein, translated to MISISPQDIPTGQLHQYLLGAVSPRPVAFASTMDKEGKVNLSPFSFFNVFGARPPVLIFSPARRGRDNTTKHSYENVLEVPEVVINIVSFEMVHQVSLASTEYAKGVNEFKKAGFTEIPSDIVKPPRVAEAPVQLECKVMKVISLGNEGGAGNLVICEVVKLHIKKDILDENGVIDPHKIDTIARLGGNWYTRAKAGLFQVPKPLTTLGIGVDMLPEEIQKSKVLTGNDLGMLGNIENFPNTEEINTFINASEELKLILNSGCSDTIHRKAQEFLSEGEVDKAWKVLLKSLDLSSVQK
- a CDS encoding sensor histidine kinase → MFRQKTLFRWGFILASLLIVSLILWNTYDFFNQLKEKERAKMEIWAVAQEELQAMAQDQLDDRNNPSTTALTIIQSNSTTPMILYTLKENIYSGRNIDEKILDNEKARTKKIKQFASEYEPIEVRYKDRLFAIIYYGNSPLINKLKFYPAALILMIFLFVLAIYLFYQTSKSAEQNRLWAGMAKETAHQIGTPLSSLIGWAEILKSENINQDYVEEMGKDIKRLETITERFSKIGSIPKLEHCDLVSETRSSFHYLKNRTSKMIDFQLNIPESQIEQPPKPIFVRMNPQLFSWTLENLVKNGIDAMRGKGKITISIEKNAKYAFVRVMDTGKGLTKSEARRIFTPGYTTKKRGWGLGLSLAKRIIEEYHKGKIHVLKSVPNQGTTIEIALKIDS
- a CDS encoding HIT family protein gives rise to the protein MATLFTKIIEGEIPCYKVAEDENFIAFLDINPNSKGHTLCVPKEEIDKIFDMGEHLYLQLMQFSRKVAIAIGKTVPCKRVGMAVVGLEVPHVHVHLIPLNEMDDMRFTKKVNMTSEEFQRLADAIADKLKV
- the greA gene encoding transcription elongation factor GreA; translation: MTKVSYYTAEGLKKLRDELDNLRDVERPRASNAIAEARDKGDLSENAEYDAAKEAQGMLELKIAKLEEVLANARLIDESQLDLSKILVHSTVKIKNQANGMEMKYKLVAQSEADLKTGKISVDSPIGRGLLGKQQGEVAEIQVPSGILKFDILEISRD